The sequence GTTTCGTGTCAGTAGTCACTGTGACGTACTCCTCAggctcttccttcttcttttcctcttgagacacaaaataaaaggagacaacaaatcaacaaatttCTCGTGACAGatatttcaaaattaaatcTAGAAAATCTAAAGAATAAAATGGCATTCTGTCTCCGGTcctcatttcaaacattttacaaatcCAACATATCACTCACTCGCAGTTGCCATCTTGATGCAGAGAGACTCCTGGCTTGGTTCGCTGACTCCTGCTGAGTTGTAGGCTCTGACACGGAAGCGGTACTGACCCAGAGGCTCCAGGCCCGAGCGGACGTGGTAGGATGTGTTTTTACAAAGGCTTGATATTTCAGTCCAGCACCCTGGCTTGTGAGGGGCCTCCTCTCTGACCTCCACAATGTAACCCAACACAGCTGTGCCTCCGTCGTAGCTCGGGCCAGTCCAGGACAGGACCAGGGACTGAGTGGACAGCTTGGAAATGACAGGCTGGGAGGCGGGTGGATCAGGTCGGCCTGAGGAGAAATTCAGGAACAAAGTATTTTAATTCCTACACAAAGACGCTAGACAACAGATGCATATGAGACAGTGATAGGTTTAAtttgaagttttctttttaaaaatactatttattattcattatctTTTTGGATTGCTAATATTGAATACATGCatggttttaaatgtttatattgtagtctatgtttctcttttcttttctttcagtgtcagatattttttttatgtgtgcaaCAAGAAATATCaacataaacactttttttttcttaatgtccaGTACCTGTGCATGCATTCAGGGAGCAACAAATACTAGTGCTGCATCATCTTAAATCACTGAGAACACAGAATATCTACTGTAAATACAAAACTGTAGACAAAAGTGGGGTCTCACCTATGACATTGAGGGACACTGTATGCTGCGCGGTGCCTTTTCGGTTACGTACTATGAGAGTGTAAGAGCCTGTGTCTTCTGGACAGGCCTTAGAGATCTCCACACTGCTCTGGATCTTACTACTCTTGACAGATATCCGTGGACCTCCTACTATCGCCTGAACAGGAAGAAGAATAGAAGATAACAGGGTTTCAAAGCCAGAATATCAACAAACCAATCAATACTAACAGCCACTGGGAGTGTAACTTTCTTACTTTGTCTCTGTTGTAAATCCAGCAGCAGGCCACAGGGGTAGAGCTGCTCCTGAACTCACAGTGTAGCCGGGCCTGCTCTCCTACTCGAACCTCCAGCTGCTCTGGTGGGTCTATAAACTCCACAGGGGGTCCTGAGGAGAGGCACAGATTGTGTGCTTTCAAGAGTTCATTCTGAGAAAAGTGCTTGAAactgaaaatcaataaaacatggCAAAATCCATTAAAGTTTTACTTAATTCAGTGGCTAGCTTGATGTGTTGTCCTCTACTTACCTTTGCTAGAGGAGACTTTTGTTTGAAGGTTGTTATCTCTGATATCTGTGGAGACTGAAGAGGTAGGTGGATTTACAGGTGTGTGCTATGATAGGGGTATTTAAGAAGTTTCTAACCAATCACATGTGAGCAGTCAAGTTTGGTTGCAGTGGTAAAAATACTTCAATCAACAGGTAGTCAATCAAATGAGCAGGTAGTTGATGcaaccaaaaacatttttgaggGTAGACCtcaacagaaatgaatgaaatttaaaaacaaaattttattaacaaaaagaaaacacatgtaATTCCCAATCTTACTTGTTGCTACGCAAACACAATTCGTATTTTTTCTATAGAAACAAATGTAAGAAGAAAAGCGGAGAGAAGGGAGAGTTTATGGGTGTGTAACAatacaaagatttttttctaaaGCTTAAGTTATTAATCTacctttgttcttttcttctctgtgttggcTTTTCCCTTTAGAAGCTGGGGACAATTGAGTATTTTCACTTGACGCAACCTTGAATGTGACCTCAGTGTGCTTCTCATGGTTGCTTGTTCTGGGGATTTCCTTTGTTGCTGCTCCTTTGcaaacagagtgaaacaggtTTACTGTACACAGATCAATTCAGTGTGGTTCGTTTAAGGGTAAGTTAGACTATGCTTCATGTTTGTGAGACACGTTTCTTCTGCTGTACCTGTGACACGTAACACAGCACTGCTTGactgttttccagctgtgttcTCGACTGTGCAGGTATACGTCCCAGCATTTCCTTGTGAACACTGAATCAGAGCCAGAAGGGCAACTCCATTTTTGAAGGAAGTATGACCTGAGGCCAATTTCTTacctaaatgacaaaataacagtGGTCAAACATATTCACACTGTAGCTGATCCACATTAAAATCCTTTTAAATTTAGGATATTGTGGTTTGAACCCCTACACACAAGCTTTGGTTGACGTTTTCTAGCGTCATTTCTTTGCTTGTAAAGGCATTTTCAAGGTATGGCAATTAGTCACATACCATTGTGTAGCCAGGAAATGCTCAGAGGCCGACTTCCTGTGATAACACCTTGAAACGTAGCATCGCTTCCCTCACAGATTGTGCAGTCCTGGAGCAGCTCTTTGAAGTGAGGTGGTGCCACGGCTTGAACTTGTGTCTGTCTGGCATCTTAACAAAAATTAGAAGAGGaatggattttgttttcagacatgcTTCACTGGACTTCAAACTGTATACACTGGCGTGTCCCCTATCACTGACCAATCAGGATTGGTGACTATAACCAGGAAAACAATTTGAGCTAATCTTTCAAAGAAGGGACTTAATGGTGGTTGCTGTCTGGTATTTGCAAATGTTAATACagtcagaaaattaaaatagaaaacTGTGCACTAATATGGACGTTTGATATTTGTCTGTTTCAGTTCATTAGGTACCTGTGGGAGTATAGTTGTATGTGAAAGTGTGGGGAATTTGATGGGGTGTTTAAAAGATTTTCCCAccacatgtgtgtttgcacatgtgtaTTTTGGTGTTGGAATGTCTGGAAGGATGAAAAGTGGGCGCTCACCAGTGGATGGTGGaatgttgtgcgtgtgtgtgtgtgtgtgtgtgtgtgtgtgtgtgtgcgcgcgtgtgtgtgcatgtgtgtttgtgtacatttggGGGAACAAGGTGGGGGGCAAGTTACATGTCACTCCTTTACACTCAGAGTACAACTGCTTAAGGACAACTCTGACCATTACACTATCACAATaactacaaaacaacacatttcataaTAATCTTGTTATTTATGAAGCTGCACCTTTGGTTATTATTTTCGGTAGCGAATTAGCCTCAGGGGGGCTAACCTCCTCATACATATGTAATCTAACAGATTCCGGCAGTCCTGGTCTTCCTCCTTTGAAATGCCCTCATGCAAAAGGTTCAAgtttaacaaattaaaacatgagGTGCCTGCAGGGGCTGCAGTGGACTGAGGTTCTCAATAGAGTGTAGCTGTGGTAAATATTATGAACACTTTCCGATTATATTTTGATATTAAAGAGTGCGCCCAGTTCATTAACATTATTAATTAAAACTGTCACATGAAAAATAGTTGAATTAGTCTGGTTTCAAGTCAAGGTTTCAAGTGTTTTTACCTGTTGCAGATGAAACTCCCAGTTTGTTGTTTCCTACTGAATTCATGTTAGTGGTCTCCAGTccattctctttttttgtcttccccTCACAGAAAGGTCTGGGTTTAGGCTTGAGTGCCAGACGGAAAGTGGACACAAAGGTCTGTGTCTTCTTATCACCCTTGTCCATCCTTGGATAGAAATGACAGAGATAAAAGTTGTGTTTCTCACAGTCAGTCCTCGGTCaggcctcttcttcttctcttggtTGTGGTTTGTATTACTCAGAATAAAAGTGTAGTGTGACGCTGATGTGTTGCATACTTGCCCTGTTTCTATTCACACATCATCTGAGATGCTAACAGGAGGAGCCTCTGCTCTCAGACTACGTCTGAAATCACTACCCACTCACTAGCCCCGCAGTACACAGGAAACAGCCCGCTTTATCAGAAGGTCAATTACAAACACATATGTTCAGCTCCCCCTCGTCCCTCTGgactgaaaacagagggagagggactGACACACCTCtgatagaaaacaaaagaggtAGTAAGCAACGGTTGGAAATGTGTGGGAGACACATTCAGGCTGAAGAGAAATGGAGAACAATAAGATGCATAGTGTGAAAGaaagacacaacaaaaaaagtataaaaaactTATTTTACCTGTAGCCACTCTTCTTAAAGATTGCTTCTAATCTTAGAACACAATCACAGATTCCCGTTGTCAGcttctttttgacattttgttccCTGCGAACACTCAGCGTACTGTAGGTTGAGCTACACTGCCAGAGTCACCGCAGGAATCAAGAAGAGCCAGTAGGGCAGCTTTCTGTGAGCATTTATTCTGCCGTGCAACAGACAACATGTAGAAGGATCACTGGAGTCATGATTTAAAACTGTGAACTTCCGGGGCAGAGTGAAAGTGGTGAAGTGGGATAGTGTGACCACAAACAGTAAGCTTCACTTGTAAATGAGATGCCCTTAATTCTATTGATATGGCTGCTGGTTGGGTGTGTCTCCAAGGTGAGCTTTCATTTACCTTTTGTTGGATAATTGTTTAGCTGTATGGGGGGTTTCTCTCATTCAAAATCAAAGCCTATGAAGCTTGTGGATGGGCCCtcagggttttctttttctgttgctatTGTGAAAAGCAGTTTCACCGAAGGTCAGCAATGGCCACATTGacttgattttaattttactttcagtttGTAAATAAAGGATTTTGTTTCTGTGAGCATTTAGATGACTTGagcttttttacattttttatccTGAGTTCAGTGAGTAAAAGAATTTCACATTACTGGCTCAATAAAAATTCAATCTCACATTATTGCTTCATTgtattgtatttctttattaGCAAGTCAATGTACCATTCAGCGCAATAAGCCTATGAACAATTATCTTTTGTCTAGATACCACACACTGATGTGGAGCTATAGACATGTATTGTTACACTGGTTGGCTTTGGTATAAGTCATTACTGACTGCTCATACAGGTTAACATGGAAACATGGAATTAATACCAGATAACTGATGTATTAATCACAGATTGGTTATAAAGGCAAACACTAAATTCCTCTTGTGCAGCACACTCATAGCTTATCAACAACAGTAACAATGgttgcataatttttttttctaaaagctACCCTCAGAAAAATGAGTGACTatgttgtggttttaaatgGACGCATTTCCTTAAGTGGTGGTCAGCGCAAGAATGTAGGGAAACTGTTGCAGGGACTGGAATGTGTAAGTAGTACCATATGGTGGGAGGCCCATGATTTACTTATACATGTTCCCTGGGGCTAAAAGCATGCTGATTGATGGACCAGACATCAACAAAAGCTTAACTGTTTACTGATGTGCAGACTCACGCAGCATACTTCTGCAAACTCTAAAGAACTGTCACAAAtgtacctgaacacacacaaacacacacacgcacaaactttctgtttttttttctctcaatgAAAACAGTTTACACAGATGTGGttctctaaataaataaataaaggggcTTAACTGATGTAAGGCAGAGCACAGCAATTACATGGTCAGAGTGAAGCCGAGAAAAAGTTAAAGGCTCTTTGCCAAATTATGCAACTAGTATGGCTGATTGCAGGTCAAAAAATTATATATCAGTGGAAATACTTATAGACAAAATGTGTTCTTTATATTCTACTGctatttaataaaataattaataaataatttaactggtgttaatgtttttctctccataAAGATTAGATTTTTCCAACAAATTCAGCTCATTAAGATTCAGAAACatcaaatttgaattttcacTCACATGAAACATAAAAGTGAGTAGACTATCTCACCACCTGGCCTGTGCTGGCGTACAGTCACtgctgcttgattttttttacgCCTGTTACAGTAGTTTTTCCTAATTTtatgtgtggttttttttcttgttttcctttcttaCTTTACCCCAAAAGTCTAATTGCACGTCCAAATGGCTGATTCTGGTCTTAACCAAGTTTAGTCCAAATAAACTAGTTTAGTCTTAGGCTGCTAAACTAGCAGGTTTACTGATGttgcccccttttttttctataatgATTATATCTTTGCCACTGGCCTGTTTGTGTGGTAAAACAAACTCAGTTGCTAAGATGTTGGAACAacaaaatggatttttaaacTACAGGCCTCAATTTtgcctgctgtttttttgtttgtaatttccTATGGCATTTGCCCAGATTTGTAGTTACTACAGTTAAGATTTGACTGTTACTATTCTTTAACTAATTATCAGTTTTGAAATTTGCAAAGATAATAAATGAAAGGACGTCAGAGCAGAAGCAGACATTGCCCCTGGAAACTGTGGATGACCACTGAGGTCAAGCTTCAGCACATTCTTTGGAAAgagccattaaaaaaacaaaaacaaaaaacaaaaacaaacacagaatatGATTTAGTGCATTCATTGGTACCATTTTGCCTTAAATGGATCTTctcaaaatataataatatcaGTATCGTACAGAGAGGTTTCATCTGCATACTCTCTACAGTGAGCTTCACTGCCTCACAGCCCCACCTCTTTCCCAGAAAATGATCTTTATCAGATGGAAGTCATACAAGGTTTTGACCAAGTATTACGGAAttcaaaacaggaaaagcaatGAGGGGGAAGGACaatgttctctctctgtgacatAACATACCAACTATGGTAATCATCTGTTTCCCATGAAGTCCTTCAAAGAAATGCAAGGTCTGTGTTTAGtacttcacttcctgttcccacaaactgtttcaaacagatgaagaCTCCATCACTCCATGAAATTGAAGTGTGAACGGACCAAATATTAATGAAGCATGCTTTTAAACATAGTAACTATAGTTTGAAAGTGATTGTGCAGTTTTCAGTCAACTGGGGCCCTCCTGTGGTTGAGCACCGCACACTGCAGAAatgattaacaaaaaaaaaaaaaatctgtcagccAGAATTGATAGCCATACAGAAGATCTAATCAAGTCCACTGAAGTCCTCCAATAAACTTACTGGAATAAATAAACTTACTGGAAATAAGAAAATAGTTTGCATTGCAAAGACTGTGAGAACTGATGCTGGCTCAGCTGTAGTAATCTTGAATATTCTTCTTTATCTCTTCAGCCTGAATTTCTTTGCAGGCAAATAAGAACAGCCAGATACGGCACCGCACACAGAGAGTCAGTGATGagcaaaagaaagacaaaaccaTGCACTCGTGTGTACACGTAAATGACTTGACCTGTCACAGATAAACTCTtctcctgacagacagacagtcctctctgtgtccttctactatttgcagcttttttttgggggggaggggCTGTTTTGTCATCATCTTTCCCTCATATATGTTCAAAGAGCCTGCTGTGATTCAGTGGTTAATGAGGACAGAGCAAAGAACAGAAGATGATGTCTGAAATTAGAAAGCAGCATGGTCCTGCACAGCCTGATGCACTCTGGCTTGAGCtctgaaaaagcagaaaaaggggagaagaaaaacactgaggagatggaggcagaaaaagacaTAAATTGAAAGAGATGTGAGGAACAGAGGACACTCTGGCAGCGTGTCACAGGCATCCTCACAGCCGCTCACTCTGAGGTTACTGTGATGGAGATTACTGTGCTGCAGCCAGAGGCCTCGGTCCTTTTCCAGCCTGTGGAGTCGGATCAGacttcctgcagctgcttccGATTCATGTGTTGGTGGAGAAGCTCTGGGGAAAAGCTTGGTCCTCAAAAGGATGGAAGGAGCCCTGAAGCAGAATTCAGACAACCACAAGTAAACACTGCACATTTTGAGATAGGACAGAAAAAACTGCAGAAATTGCTAATGAGTGTGATTTACTATCATATCATCTATTTGAATAGTTTTATCATACAGTTCAGCCTATAAGAATACAGTAATGGGACTTACTGTAAATGGGACTAGACTCACTCAGTCAATGTATTCACTTCAAAAAGAACAAAGCCTTTTCTCTTCAGCATCCTTTCTTACCTGATTGCttaaaggagaggaaaagtgCAGAGCAACAAACAGGAAAGCTTTAAAGAATTGCGTGACAACACGTTCATGTATTTTTCTAAGTCATTAAACACATGCACCTCTCCCGTGATGTTAAACTTTGGCTATAGGAATAATGCAAACTGCTGCTGGTGTTGATTAAATTCCCATTACATGCCCACAGTTTAAAGAGGTTAGCACTCCGTGTTTAGATGatcatattatatattatatacattatatatatattatatatcattTTATGGTCCTTTTTGCTCTTCAGTGATGCTACAATTCAAATAGTCTAACGGAGACTTCATGTTTTTGTGATACTTATCAGTTGAAGTGTTATCAGACTGCCTCTTCATTTCCATAAGGTCACGTGACACACTCACTAATCAGTAACTTTTGGATGctcttcctgctcctgctcACACTCAGACTGAAGACAGTTTGCAGCTGTCTCTCTGGTCTAGCTTTTGTTTTAGCAGAGTATAAGCTTCCCTGGAAACAATCGGATTGACTGCATCAATTTCTCACAATGTGCAAGTTTTGCAGTATTAAATGCTGGTTCATCTTCTTCAATATGCTCTTCTTGGTAAGTAATGCGAGTAATTTCATTTATGAATGAAAGTGTTGTTGAATCACATTTATCACACTATGCTGAAAACTGTCCCACCAAGATCGTACAGTAAATTATTAAACATAATCTGTCACTCTCATGATAATGCATGATTGTCTACAAACTGCTCTGAAGTACAGGACGTCTGATGTGATTGTAACCCTCCATTTGTCAAACTCTGTTACTCTaagtgaagaaataaaagaggaggCAGGGGAGTGAAAGTAATTTAGAGCATAATTTGAAACagaattcatttttctttccagccatatcaaacattttcatattaGATGGTCTCAGGGGTGGTTGTGCTGAGTAAAGGCAGCAGAGATGAATATGGAAGACAACCAGTACGACTCGCGGCCAAATGAACCAGCAAAGGGTCCTGGGTGGGCCTTTGCATgtgcagaaataaaatgaaaagtccCAATTACTAACTAGTGTTGGTCAAAAAGGTAACTACCAGCACAGAATGACAACCTGGACTTCTTTTCAATTGATATTTTGTTGACACACAGATTAAAGCCAATAATTGTCTCTCTCCACTTGCTTTGGGCACagatacattttaataaatgtatgtgAGAGATGCAACTTACTCCTTAATAGGATGATTCAGTCCTGTACTTCAGCAGATTGCCAGTAGACTGTGAACAGTTCATGTTCTGATGTAAAGCACCAAATGAATGTCCAgatattaaatttgtttttcaggcaTCCGGGGTTGCCCTCATCATCATCGGAGCACTACAATACTCGACTTACTCACAGATGGGCACTTTTGCAGGGAGTGGCCTGTCTAAAATTGCTATAGTCCTCATTGCAGTGGGTGTCACCATAGCCCTCATCTCTATCTTGGGGCACATTGGGGCATTCATTAATAATTCTTCTATGGTGGCTTGTGTAAGTAACATGGTCCTCTTTAATGGGTTTAAGATAGTCTCCTCACAGATTTTATGAAGAACATGTCTGAAGGAGGATGCTGAGTGTCAGTATTTTGATTCTGGATTTTTGTGGTTGATTGAACAACTGGAACGAAAttaaacagaaactgttttgtAACACTTATCAGAGATGTTTCAACAGGTGTTTAATCGACTGTTCTTTCTGTTGGTCAGTTCTTTCTGGTCGGTTCTGACTTTAATAGGACACACTGGAAgattgttttaatatttatttaaggGAGATGGGACGTGGCTAACCTTTTACACTGCTCACTCTGTTTTTTCCATGAACTAGTTCATCTGCATCCTGATAGTGATCATCCTTTTGGAGATACTCACAGGCGCTGCCTTTTATATTCTCCGCAGCAGGGTGAGACACTTAAATCCTGCCCACAGGGAATTATTGTAGACTCAGATATGAATTAACATTAGCAGTGTTTCTCGTGGaataaaagaggagaacaaAGTTCTTCTACTGCTGATCATGGTAATGTGTTAACCATATTTTCTCTGTAGACTGCCCTCCTGCAGATGAATAGTGGCATCAATACGAAAGCACGAGAGGTGATCTCTGACTACAGCCCAGAGAACAGACACGCTATCAACAGAATTCAGGAAAAGGTGACTTTTTCCAGAACTTTTctggaaaaactttttttggtatttgcATGAGGTGCTTGATAGACTGCAGAGAATGTGTAGTACATGATCATATACAGGGCTGGATTAAACCGATAGTGGGCCCCTAATAAGCACCTATTTCATCCACTTTCTGTGCATTGTGTATGTCATTATTAGTCACAACAAATTATGCTGTGttatccaaaaacaaaaaaaatacatgctATATTTTAATCCCTCCACAAGGTGAGGTTTTGTTAATCATTCAGGTATTGTCTTAGGGTTGTTATCATTTCAGTGTATATTGCCACAAGGTGAACCTGAAGCCCTAAGTCCCCCCTAAAGGTCTGGGACTCCAGGGCAGTTGCCTGATGTGCCTGGCTGGTAATCATACAACACATACACTGTAGAAAGACAAGTAACTGAATAAATTTGCTGAGACAAAATGGTGGAGGAATTCTTCTTATAATAAAGAAATGCTAAGTGTATGTGTGgatttactttatatttctggGAAATTTTGGGCCCCTCAACAGCACCCCTGAAGAACTTCTCATGTTTTCCATTACAACATGAATAGATAGGTCCACACATACATCAGTACTTTGGTGAGATCCTCGTGTATTGTAAACCATgttacagttcagctgctgtggTGCAGACAGCTACATTGACTGGTCCAGGAGTGTGGGCTGGGAAAACCACGATGCCGTACCGGATTCCTGCTGCGTGGTGAAGAGTGAGGGTTGTGGACAGGACAAGACAAAAGTCCACACAAAGGTCTGCTGGGAAATCTAATTTCACGTTTGCAGCTATTTCATCTCTCTGAACAAATGATACAGTGTTTTATGACTGTGTGCTCCTCCTCAGGGTTGTATCTGGGCTATCAAGCTCTTTCTGTTGAAAAACTTGGTGTGGGTTGGTGCTGTCTGCATTGCTCTTGGGATCACAGAGGTAAACTGTCGGTAGTTGAATTTATACAGCTTTCAATTTTATATGACATATTTGTCTTGCATCTGAGAACATCTGACAAAACAGAGACACCATAAATGCATCTTGAGAAAAGCAAAAATCATGTGTTTCCTCACATGATTTAGAAACTCACTTAATTAAATGATTTATATGCAATTTCCAACAATCTGCACAAGACGATTTTCACATAAGGAATGCtaatgcagacatttgaaaagaCAGTAAGAAGCGAATGAcatgaatgacaataaagcctgTCTCGTCTTCTTTGCCTTGGGTACTGAAACCTGGAATTAATTAGAATTTACTGTGAGGGAGAAAAGAACCTTTTGGACCTTTTGCTGCCAGTAACGCACaacctttttccttttacagGTTTTTGGAGTGTTAGTCGGGGTGTGCTTGTGTCTGGACATAAAACGAAAAAACTATCAAAATCTCAGCTAATGTGCCACCATGTCCAAGCACGGTCGTCCTCCTAAAtcagtgacagtttttttttcttgcttaccATGAATGTGTTTAATAAATGTCTGATACATTCTGGTTATACTGTTGTGTGGTTCAATCTGCATGTTTAATGGCTGATTTTGCATATgacctgaaaagaaaagaaaatattcaacTGTAATTCACAAACTCATTCTTGTCACATGGTGCCCTCACCTGAGTGCTCTGCATTCTGTAAATGCTTGTTTTggtaaacaaaaaatattt comes from Toxotes jaculatrix isolate fToxJac2 chromosome 21, fToxJac2.pri, whole genome shotgun sequence and encodes:
- the LOC121201384 gene encoding myosin light chain kinase, smooth muscle-like isoform X1, with translation MDKGDKKTQTFVSTFRLALKPKPRPFCEGKTKKENGLETTNMNSVGNNKLGVSSATDARQTQVQAVAPPHFKELLQDCTICEGSDATFQGVITGSRPLSISWLHNGKKLASGHTSFKNGVALLALIQCSQGNAGTYTCTVENTAGKQSSSAVLRVTGAATKEIPRTSNHEKHTEVTFKVASSENTQLSPASKGKSQHREEKNKVSTDIRDNNLQTKVSSSKGPPVEFIDPPEQLEVRVGEQARLHCEFRSSSTPVACCWIYNRDKAIVGGPRISVKSSKIQSSVEISKACPEDTGSYTLIVRNRKGTAQHTVSLNVIGRPDPPASQPVISKLSTQSLVLSWTGPSYDGGTAVLGYIVEVREEAPHKPGCWTEISSLCKNTSYHVRSGLEPLGQYRFRVRAYNSAGVSEPSQESLCIKMATAKEKKKEEPEEYVTVTTDTKHKIADHYNVHEKLGVGKFGQVFRLSHKETGHVCAGKFYRARTSKEKMEARKEIELMKCLHHPKLVQCLAAYDTRSEMVMVMEYIAGGELFERIVDDNFEHTEPTSARYMQQILEGMQYVHKQNVVHLDLKPENIVCVDTTGTQIKIIDFGLASKLEDGKPLMVMHGTPEFVAPEVINYEPVGLETDMWSIGVICFILLSGESPFQGNSDAETLALVTKAQYEFDQESFEDISDEAKDFICSMLKKDRRCRLSCTEALAHPWMASFTPLTRRPTKSLKKDKMRHFLAKRKWKKTGKAVLALKRMANLSNRPDSPGSSSEEPVWSHEAEEAIQSLDKQLQSEPCFQQALKDTTLPKGATAQLRCLVNGYPQPNVKWLQNKKPVPESSRVTMEQNEDGLCSLVLADLKPSDSGVYVCWASNKLGEARCSAKLKVEM
- the LOC121175400 gene encoding CD63 antigen-like isoform X1, with protein sequence MCKFCSIKCWFIFFNMLFLASGVALIIIGALQYSTYSQMGTFAGSGLSKIAIVLIAVGVTIALISILGHIGAFINNSSMVACFICILIVIILLEILTGAAFYILRSRTALLQMNSGINTKAREVISDYSPENRHAINRIQEKFSCCGADSYIDWSRSVGWENHDAVPDSCCVVKSEGCGQDKTKVHTKGCIWAIKLFLLKNLVWVGAVCIALGITEVFGVLVGVCLCLDIKRKNYQNLS
- the LOC121201384 gene encoding myosin light chain kinase, smooth muscle-like isoform X2 — its product is MDKGDKKTQTFVSTFRLALKPKPRPFCEGKTKKENGLETTNMNSVGNNKLGVSSATDARQTQVQAVAPPHFKELLQDCTICEGSDATFQGVITGSRPLSISWLHNGKKLASGHTSFKNGVALLALIQCSQGNAGTYTCTVENTAGKQSSSAVLRVTATKEIPRTSNHEKHTEVTFKVASSENTQLSPASKGKSQHREEKNKVSTDIRDNNLQTKVSSSKGPPVEFIDPPEQLEVRVGEQARLHCEFRSSSTPVACCWIYNRDKAIVGGPRISVKSSKIQSSVEISKACPEDTGSYTLIVRNRKGTAQHTVSLNVIGRPDPPASQPVISKLSTQSLVLSWTGPSYDGGTAVLGYIVEVREEAPHKPGCWTEISSLCKNTSYHVRSGLEPLGQYRFRVRAYNSAGVSEPSQESLCIKMATAKEKKKEEPEEYVTVTTDTKHKIADHYNVHEKLGVGKFGQVFRLSHKETGHVCAGKFYRARTSKEKMEARKEIELMKCLHHPKLVQCLAAYDTRSEMVMVMEYIAGGELFERIVDDNFEHTEPTSARYMQQILEGMQYVHKQNVVHLDLKPENIVCVDTTGTQIKIIDFGLASKLEDGKPLMVMHGTPEFVAPEVINYEPVGLETDMWSIGVICFILLSGESPFQGNSDAETLALVTKAQYEFDQESFEDISDEAKDFICSMLKKDRRCRLSCTEALAHPWMASFTPLTRRPTKSLKKDKMRHFLAKRKWKKTGKAVLALKRMANLSNRPDSPGSSSEEPVWSHEAEEAIQSLDKQLQSEPCFQQALKDTTLPKGATAQLRCLVNGYPQPNVKWLQNKKPVPESSRVTMEQNEDGLCSLVLADLKPSDSGVYVCWASNKLGEARCSAKLKVEM
- the LOC121175400 gene encoding CD63 antigen-like isoform X2 is translated as MCKFCSIKCWFIFFNMLFLFICILIVIILLEILTGAAFYILRSRTALLQMNSGINTKAREVISDYSPENRHAINRIQEKFSCCGADSYIDWSRSVGWENHDAVPDSCCVVKSEGCGQDKTKVHTKGCIWAIKLFLLKNLVWVGAVCIALGITEVFGVLVGVCLCLDIKRKNYQNLS